The stretch of DNA TGACACCGTGGGTGCTGTGTGCATGTAACTCAGCCAGGGAAGACTTTCTAGAAGAGGCAGGATATAGGCAGGGAGAAGGACTGGCTACAGGGGTGCCTTTGGGGAATGACAGGTTGTACATTGTGAGGTGGTGGGTGGGGATTAGCAGGAAAGACCAGCAGGGAGGAAGGTTGGGGGTCCTGGCTTCAGAGCAAGGGTGTGAACAATGGTGAGAACAATGGTGTGAAGAGAGCGAGGCCAGCAACAGAGTCTGGGGACGTGATGTGTCGGGAATGGCAGGGAAGGGTGGTCAGTAGCACGAGCTGCAGCCAGTAGGTCAAGGGTATTATGGCCTGAGGTATCTGCCAGCTGCGACAGGGGACCTTGGCAGGAAACGCTTCATTTGAGAACTGGGGCAGGAACCAGTGGGCCGAGAAGAGAGAGGTGAGAAAACGCACTCAGAAAGTGCCGGCAGCTCTTTCTAGATGAGCTACGTGGCtgtgaagggaaggaggaggaggtggctgGCTGAGGGCTACCtggtgttggaggggaggggtgcgtATATGTGTGCTGTTTTAAGATGTGAAACTGGGGATGACATGTCCCGGAATGGGTCAGCCCAAGGGAGAGGTCAAAGGTACAAGAAGAGGGTGAGGTACAGAGGGGAAGGGGATTGGGAGGCCCGCAGAGGCATGGAACCCTTCTCCTGCCTGCCATGTGGGGAATCTGGAAAGAAGAGAGTGGTTGTGGATCCAtttatggggggggggcagtggaggAAGTTACTGGCCTGTTTGTGAATACACTGTGTGTGTATCTGCTCAGGGTGAGGGGAAGCAAGTGTTCGGCCAGGGACAGGAGAGTTGTGAAGGTTTGGAATGGCTGgtaagaatgagagagggaggtgACAAGAGCACAGACAGGGTGCCCAGTGACCTTGAGGACCCCCCAGAAACTAGACAGCCAGACTGCAGTGACCTTGTTCACAGGATCATTATTTCCAGTGTCATTCAAGTTCCTAAGTCTAAAAAAGATACAACGCTGGGTTATGGACAGCCGGGGTGGGGTTTCGGTGTGGGTGTGACACAGGGGTGAAGGGAAGAGGGTCTAAGAACCCCAGATGAAGATTGTAGTGATAGAGCCCCTGGTTTAGGCTGAACAGGGGGCAGTCAGTGCTTGAGGTCTCAAGGAAGTCAAACACCGGGCTTTCTGGAACCCATATCCACAATTCATTCCCTCATCATCATGCAAAGCATGGCTGTCTTTTTAAGAGCCATCCACTTTTTTTTCACATGCATCCAAATGTTATAAAAGTCTGAATGTTGAGCTGTCGGTGTCTGGGGTTAGggggtctggctggctcagtcagaagagcgtgggactcttggtcttggggttgtgagtttgagccccacttcaggtgtagagattacttaaaaatgaaatcataaaaaaaggaaaaaaataaaatgtgtacccAAGCTCTGAATTAATGTCCTTCTGGCTCACTTCCCCGCAGGAAAGCAAGCTAGGAGGCCATAAACTCCTTACTGAACCTTTTTCCTGCAGTACAATGTCTTTTTACAAGAATGCTCAGGAATGCTTTAGTTCGTTTATTTTCTGGCGGACATAAGTCTCTGCTATAGTTTATCTGCCTCAGAGACACACTTTCCCATCTTGATAAATGCACTGACCACACACACGTGTCTCGCCTTGGAGGCTGATGAACTTGCATGCTTTATATGAGGCCAGAGGAGGGCAGAATAGATCAGACAGATGGAAGGcgtccttcattcattcaacaaacaatgAAGATTTACTaagtggtgagtgctgggaattcAGAGATAAATAGGACACAGCCTTTTGGGGAGACAGGAATGGAAGCTGTGACAGGCACATGCAGTGACAGAGACAGGCACAGGGTCGTGGACAGTTTATCAAAGGAGGCATTGGTATGGGCTAGGTCTCACAGGTCAAgtcagagagcaagcacaaagcGACAGAGGTAAGAAGCCATCTGGCAAGGAGTACTCGAGGACCAGGACACAGCTGAGGTCTAGGGCCCGAGAGCTTTCATGCAGGCAAGAACTCTGGCCACCCAGGCTCTTGTGCTCAGGGGTTTCACTGTGCTTCTGTCCTGTGCCAAAAGGAAGAGCTTAGGCAGTCAAGAAACCACCAAGAAAAAGTTTTATGGAGAAAGCATCCAAAAATCAAGATGTAATTTTCTAAGTAATCAGTGCCTGGCTTGTGGTCTCGGCCAACTCTATGGCTGCTTGTGAACTGGTGTATTCAGGAACTGCTCTGTTGGCACCTCTGAGTCAGCCATTAAGAGCTGGAAGGACCTGAGACGGCAAAGAAACAGAGGACCCTGGGGCAGCAGGACATGGGCTGGGGAATCAGGCCAGCTGGGTGCCACACCCATCTCCACCACACACTGGCCGGTGACCCTGGGCTGGTGACACACTGACTCTGCGTCCTCAGTGAGGAGGCAGGTAAAGACCATGGGTGGACCAACCCCAAAGCACGGTCAAGAGGATGGAGCAAGACAAGGTGTGCAGTTAGGAGGGTGCCTGACGGAAAGTGCTTACAGATCAGATAAAGCAGAgatacagaacaaaaaaaaaaaagatgaaaggagggagggagagaaggaaggagcccTACCGTACCGTAAACATTTTAATCTTAATTTAGAACACCAAGGGGTCTGCTAATCAGATGGCTacctttttttttgcataaactTCATTCTTAATGCATTACCCACAATTTccacttcatttttaaatattttatttatttaaagtaggtTCTACAtctaacgtggggcttgaactcaggaccccaagatcaagagttgcatattccactgactgagccaaccaagcactCCTccagttctttgtttttaaaccagAGTGAAAAGTCGTAGGTCTTGACAAAGCAGTCTATATGCAGAATCCTTCTAAATGTTTACAAGCTTTGCCCCAATCTACAGTTGTTGATATACTATCGTAGAAATGACACTCATTTCAACGCAACAAGTTGGTGTAGTAACGTGAGAGTGGGCTCTGAAGCCCAGGAGATCTCCATTCTGGAACTTTCGGTGGGTTTTGTTTGCACCTCTGTATCTATTTCCTTAGTTATAAAATGGAGAGATGCTGTCCCTGCTTCACAGGGCAGTGTGTGAGTGAATAAGCAAGCGTCACCCACAGGAGACACACAACACTGGTTCCCCTCCCAGCACCGAGCTAATTGAGATCAGCGCTCTGGAGAGAATTTAGTGTTGACCTCAGTTTCCTGTACTTGCAGAAGTCAGGTTTCTAGCCCCTCTATCGCCACCTCCAGTGCCAACCGCCAGCTGATGATGCTAGAAGGGAAGTCAGGATCCTACTTTTCTTCTCTGGACTCAAGCATTGACATCCTGAAGAAGAGGGCCCAGGAGCTGATTGAAAACATCAACGAGAGCAGACAGAAGGACCACGCACTTATGACCAACTTCAGGGACAGCCTCAAGATCAAGGTGAGAGATTCTCCCACACACTGCAAAGCCCCAGAGGGCAGGGGGAAGGCGACCTCTGTAAGGGGTGAAAGGGGAGGGGATGAGCTACTTCGACTGAGTGTCTTTGAGGTTCTAGGCCTGATGCTAAGCAAGCTGCAGATAGTACCTCATTTCCTCCTGCAACAATCCGGCCAAGAGCTCAGACctgttttatagatgggaaagTAAGGTTTGGACATACTTTGCCCAAATGAAAGAGCCAGGATGAGGAACAAAGGCCCATCTGCCCCCACAGTCCACCCCTCTTATTTCATGCCAGGGCTGATGACCATGGGAGTAGAGGCTGAGGCATAGCCTTCTTTGTCACACACATCTGTCCTCCAGAAGTTGAATGGCTTGTGGGGTGCCCGGCTGGcacctaactcttgatctcagggttgtgagtttaagcctcaCATGGGGTATAGTAATTACTTACAAATCTTCCCCtcacaaaaaaagaatggaatggtTTGTGATGGGAGGGTAGGGTCCCCTTGACATGGCTGGGCCTTAAAGTGTCTAACAAACACTGATGTTATGTTCAGGTCCAACATTCATGATTGTCCCGGAAGCTTCTTCAGAATGCATCATGAGTTCTGTGAGTGGGACAGCTTGTTGGACACATAGGGGACACATGTCATGCACCTCTCAAAGACAGGCTGactttttcccttctccctccccccatccctacCAGTACACGCCCTGATACATCAGAGAAAACTTAGAAGGTAGAGAAGAGTAGAACATagcagaaaaaatagaaaacattcctATGATCTCACTAAGCAGACACTACTTGGTcgcatgttttcttctagtttccactgcatattttctTCCTAATCTGTCTGAGCCTGTACTATATACATAATTTTgcatcttcctttaaaaatttttttaaaatatacaggcAATTTCACTTCCAGTCACTGGAATTGTTGTTACCATTTTTATAAGATAAATTGCAGAAATCTTAGCGAGACGCTTAAAAACAAACATCTTGTGATGCCTCTTGTTTGATTTTCTAAaaacatgctttattttttaaaaaggtttcagACCTGACAGAAAAGCTCGAGGAGAGGATGTATCAGATTTATAATCACCACAACAAGATCATTCAGGACAAGCTCCAAGAGTTCACCCAGAAAATGGCAAAGATCAGCCATTTGGAAACAGAGCTCAAACAAGTGTGCCACACCGTGGAGACAGTGTACAAGGACCTGTGCGTCCAGCCTGAGGTATGACTAACAGCACGCCTGTGGGCGCCACTGAGGAAGGCTAAGATGAAGTAAATGTCAACACAAACCAAGGACGTTAGCACCGAGCCCAGCCCCAAACCCCACAGGGGCCACTATCCCAGCAAAACCCCTGATGCTCTGGCCCCCCTCCCCATGGTCCCAGGCTCCCTGAGGTGGTATGTTTGAGCTGAGAAGCTAGACGGTTGTTACTCGCCACCACTGCCTGGTCAGCTCTGTGGTGACAGAAAGGACAGCGGCCCCTCTGTCTACAGTCCTGAGCCCGGGTCAGTGCCTAACCAGGGTTATTACAGCAGAGCCCAAAACTCGGACACGGGCCACACCACTTGAGGGGGAAATCCCTGAATGTCAAACACCTCACAGTCCCCACACTTTTCCTGTGACTGAAATGACTTCTTGGTCATTTGGATCTTGGGTGGTTTGGATCAGGATCTTGGGTGGTTACAATTAAATGTGGCCCAATACCTTGGGGTCACACATGCCGACTTTATTagtcttttactctctctctgccccaacaTCCAGCATTAGGCATTCACCCACAAGATGGGAGGGTCGGGGGGCACACAGTGGACTCCCGGTGTGTGGGGCCTTTGCTCAGTCAGACACCAGCGGCTGCCTCCATgccactctccttccctcttccggCTCCCATCAAGAGAAGCTTCTGTTCCAAGATAAGTGGAATCCATTCCCGTCCATGGTTAAAAGTGGGTTGAGAAACTTGGTACAGAGAGTCCCATCTTCTTTTTAAGGAACACATTTGAATGACTTCAAAGGGAAAATTCTGATAATTAAGAATCAGTGTCTCTCACTTCCCACTATAAAAATTGGCTCCATCTGCCACCCCCTGAGTAAGCTCAGAGCACAGCACTTCCCTGGGAAGGAGCCTGAGACCATCTGGGCTCCCGGGTGAAGTATGTTCACTTGCTGGCCGTGAACGCCTGGATCCCTGTGATCGCCCTTCCAAGGATCAGAGCGTGAATGTCGTGAGTGCCTGGACAAGATAAATGCAGAGTCGGTGTGGCGTCCGAACAGCTCCCAGCCTCGCTTTAACGTCAGTCTTCATGTCCCTTCTCCCCCTAGGCTACTACTTCGGAAGACCAGGCCCACAAAGAGGGCGAATTCTGAGAGCTACTGGGAGCATCCCCTCTTGG from Neovison vison isolate M4711 chromosome 6, ASM_NN_V1, whole genome shotgun sequence encodes:
- the SYCE2 gene encoding synaptonemal complex central element protein 2; its protein translation is MARGRSRVEKGSDIHAPHPFLVFFFSYLFSFLGGLEPTHTPVRIPAPLPAPLPSPQPLQVDMPHVECKDQDPQDLPPLGESKERQQGEESREDEAGRGSARSQVSSPSIATSSANRQLMMLEGKSGSYFSSLDSSIDILKKRAQELIENINESRQKDHALMTNFRDSLKIKVSDLTEKLEERMYQIYNHHNKIIQDKLQEFTQKMAKISHLETELKQVCHTVETVYKDLCVQPEATTSEDQAHKEGEF